The DNA window GCTCGAGGAGGAGCAGCTCGTGCTCGCCTCCGCGCGCTCGCGCTGGCTCGCCCGCGCGACCAAGGAGGTCGAGATGGTCCTCGAAGAGGTCCGCCGGGCCGAACTGCTGCGCGCCGTCCAGGTCGACGCCGCGGCTGCCGAGCTGGGCCTGCCCGCCGGCCCGAGCCTGCGCGAGCTGGCCGAGGCCTCCGAGGAGCCGTGGCGCTCGCTGCTGCTGGAGCACCGCCAGGCGTTCCTCACCGCGACCGCCGAGATCCAGGCGATGGCCGAGTCGAACCGCGAGCTGCTCGCGACCGGCTTCCGCGCCACCCGCGAGGCGCTCCTGTCGCTCGGTGACAACGCCGAGACCTACACCGCAGCCGGTGCGCCGGTGACCGTGGGCCGCTACAGCCGGCTCTTCAACGAAGCCGTCTAGGACGAGGGAGGAGGGCACGATGGGCAGCACCTTCGGCGGCATCAACACCGCCTACACCGGACTCGTGGCGCAGCGCCGTGCCCTCGAGGTCACCGGCCAGAACGTCGCCAACGCCAACACCCCTGGCTACAGCCGCCAGCGCGTGACCATGCAGTCGCAGGGCGCCGGCGTGCAGCCGGCGGTCTACTCGCGCTACGAGGGCGCCGGCGACGGCGTCGCCGTCACCGGC is part of the Motilibacter peucedani genome and encodes:
- the flgN gene encoding flagellar export chaperone FlgN, with the protein product MSLAAVSSTLWRERELLELLLFKLEEEQLVLASARSRWLARATKEVEMVLEEVRRAELLRAVQVDAAAAELGLPAGPSLRELAEASEEPWRSLLLEHRQAFLTATAEIQAMAESNRELLATGFRATREALLSLGDNAETYTAAGAPVTVGRYSRLFNEAV